The Electrophorus electricus isolate fEleEle1 chromosome 8, fEleEle1.pri, whole genome shotgun sequence genome contains the following window.
GAGGGTCACGTTTTTCACGTGGGCCCGCTGTGCGTGAGCGCGGCCCTGTGCGGATCGGGAAGCTCGTCATTAGCCGAGGGGGGGGGTCGGGGTGAGAGAGAATTCCGCTTGGCCAGTTGTCCGGGCGTTTCGGTCCGATCTGCACTTTTTCCGCCGTGCACTCTGCATTCATCAATAATCTATTTAAGCTAAGAACGCATTGTAAGAGCAGACGacgggcgggggtgtgtgtgtgtgtgggggggggggtgtcgaGTGTGACATTCCTGCAGAGGACATACTCCTGCACTCACCTCTGCTACACAACAAAATGGCTGAATATGCTATTCTGCCAGACAAAGAGTCTTACATCCCCTTCTCCCCATCCGGTCCTGCCTCCTCTTACACCAACTCTGgaccctttgtgtgtgtgtatgtgtgtgtgtgtgtgtgtgtgtgtgtgtgtgtgtgtgtctgtcaaaCAGAGACCGGCTGCCAAAAACCCAGTAGGGGAACTTTCACCTGCTACTGTAGAGTAGAGAGTTCTCACTACAAGCCATAAACGTGTCGTTTTCAAACAGTAACACACTCGAACAAAAACACGGCCAAATCTCTAATACTTCCTCGGCGTCCTCAACTGTAGTATTCCCTCAGTATTCTGAGCTGTAATATCCTTATCCTTATCCTGAGCTGCAGTATTCCCTCAGTATCATGGGCTTTTACCTCTTGCCATTTGCTTCCtaatgtctgtttgtgttccCAATTCTCATCCCAGTTCCCACTTCCACAACCCCGCTACCAGGCACTTAAACCGCAAATCCACCCCGTGGAATCCTCCGCTGCTTTTCCACAGTATTTATCCTGCTGTTATGCCTCCTGCCCTAACCCCCAAAACACTTCCATTTCGCAAgtttctctgaaaaaaaaaacccacttccCCGAGTCTGTCCTTTGACACCCGAAACCGGAACCCGCGCTTCTGTTCTGGGGTTCCCATGATAAGGGTCGAATTCCTCACACTAAGCCTAAATATCCGTCGTTGgcaattaacaataaaaaaccTGGGAAAGTGGACGTCCGTCCTcgggggtgtttgtgtggggttaGGAGCGTCGCTTTGGCCTCCGATCGACCTCCGCACTACACTAGACGCAGCTACGGTGAAACCCGCCGATCGGGGTGCGCGCTCGAGCTTCGGAGCCATCCCCCccatccttccatctctccatccctccaccGCTCCGTGCCTTTATTCCTCCCGCCCTGGGTCAGGAACGACGGGgcagcggagagagagagagagagagagagagagagagagagagagagagagagagagagcgtaatgaaagacaaacagacagccGCAAACACCTGTTAATGCCTGCTTCAAAGAAAGAGGGGGGCGGGTGTCAcgggaaaaaataaaaagattcaAAACGAGGGAGATTGTTTCACTGCCAAGCAACAGCTGAGGGCCCTCAGGTTGTTGACAGATCTTTATGAATCAAAAGACGGAGAGAATGGAAAAGGAGGGATAAttgttcctgtctcttcttccGATAAAAGGACATGATGAGGGTTGGCGGAGGTGGAAActgtcagttaaaaaaaacaaacaaacaaacaaaaccgtGGACAGCACCTCCGGCCCGTGCCGCAGGCTGAACCACAGGGCGATGGAGACGCCTGCTGTAACAGGCACCGAACGACGCCCCAAAAATCCCagacgatttttttttttcaaggtttTTCAAAGGTATGCAAATCGCCATTCaaatttgaaacatttaaatgtggGATCGAGGACCGGGGGGGCGGTCGGGGCCAGTCGCGGGCGCGCGGTTGGTGTTAAGGCGCCGCAAATGGGGGTGTTACCGGGATGGGATGCGATGGGCGGCTCGGGGCACGAGGACGGGAACAGAGGGGAACGTTCCGCACGGACCCCCTCGGGAGTCGGTCCGAACCGGCGGCCGCTGTCTTTATCGTCGGACCGCCGCATGGGGTTACGCCCCAGGGACCGAAGGGGCACCACGCGCTGGGGGTGCTGGGAGGGCCCGTGGTGAATGACCCCTGAGGtgggaagagagaagaaaaacaactaGACTTtgggaaaaagagaagaaaatgacaaaagataGAACGATAATGTCACGCAGTCGGGTAAAGGGAAATGAGATACCCGGAAGCGCCGGTGCCGTGCAGTctaacagaatgaaaaatagcGGAAAAAAACCAATACTACGGCAAAGAGTCCagtacagccaatcagagacgAGGAGCAGAACAATACTGTCAGCAGGAGAATGCCAGAAAGCCTTCAGGACAGTGATGGACAATTACGAATACACAGTTTCGAAGAAGTAccgttttaaaagaaaaaaaaggatattgTACTCCCTGGATATGGCGAGATGTCCGACATGTCCTGGAGCTCGCCGCACTCGGACTTTATGAGGCAGAGGGACAGACCCTCGGCCGTGCTCCCCGGGTGGGTGGGCGAGCAGGACCGGTGGTGCCCCAGGTGGTGGTTGGACGCCATCTTGGTCCGTAAGCTGGTGGTCTCCCGCGAGAGGTCCATGGAGTCCGGCGAGCCCCTGTCCTTGCCTGGGTACCCCAGCGAGGGGGTCCCGAGGGGCCCCTGGAAGGGGTAGCCCATGAGGGGTAGGGGGAAGGGTTGTCGGAATGATGGGGGACTGAAGCCCACGttggcagagagggaggaggggtgcaGAGAAGGGTGGTGGTGCCCGCCGTGGGCGCCCACCGCCGAccgctggtggtggtggtggtggtggagctcCGAGGCGGGCTTACGGACCACCAGGGGCAGCGCCTCGGTCTGGTCGTTGGCGCTCGGGAGCGGGACTCCGCCGAACGACTCGTGCGGGCCCGGGATGATGACGTCGCCGAAGCACTGCAGCCTCTGATTGGTCGTGTGGAAATTGGGGTTGTCGCCATTGGTGGGGAACGGGTCTTGGGGCTCAGGGAGAGGCGGGAACCCCTGCGGCAGGGGACGTGGGGGCTTGGCGAAGACCTTGACGACCATGTCCACCACCTGGGACATGGCGGAGTTCAGCTCCTGCTTCAGCGTCTCGGCCAGCTGCTTCCCCTCCGCGTGCATAGAGGTGGACCCTTGCCCTCTGACCCTTAGGACGCCCTCTCGCTTGGGCCTCTCTCCGTCCATCACGGCGCGCTCCCTCGGCTGCACCCTTGCCCGGTCCAGGAAGTGACCCGGGTCCAGGTCCGGCATCTCGCAGTCCGAGCGGTCGGCGCCCGAGTCCCGCGCGGGGCGCTCGTCGGCGTCGGAGCGCGCGCTGTCCTCCGAGAGGTTCCCGCCGTCGGGGTCCGGGTCGTTACCCTCGGAGTCGGTGCTGTCGTAGACCTGGAAGAACTTCTCCTGCAGCTGCCTGAGCTGCTTCTGCATGTCCTCCAGTTGGAGCTTGAGCTGCCGCCGCTCCTCCGCTTTCTGCTCCTTGCGCGCCGACACCAGCTGCCGGAAGCTCTGCTGCTGTTGCGGGACCTTCTGTTTGCGCTTGTTCTCGCGGTAACCGTCCCGCGGGCTGTGCGGGAGCGGGTGGCCCTCCGGCTCCCCCTCGCCGTCCCCCTGTTCGCGCTCCCTGCCGCAGCCGCTCGGCGGCCCCCCCACGCAGGGCGAGTGGCTCATCCCGCGGATGATGTTCTCCACGCGAGCGCGCTTGGCGCGGAGGTGCTCGTCGCTGAGCCGCTCCGCCTCAAAGTGGGCCGGGCGGGCGAACGGCGACGGGCACTCCTGGCCCGGGCTGTCCCGAGATGAGCTGCTGCACGCGTCCTCCTGCGCCGCTTCGGAGCCCGCGCTGGAGAGGGCGCTGCCAGGGAACCCCGGCTCCGCCCCTCCGGCCCCGCCCCCATTCTTTGTCATGCTGCTCTTCAGCAGCTGGGAGATGATGGTGGTGCCAGGAAATGGTACCATGGCCTCCTCGTACGAGTTGGCCCTCTTCAGGAGTTTCCGGAGCACGTTGGACTTGCTCTCGCCGGGGTCCCCGTGCACAAGCTGGCTGCCTTGGCACTCCAGCAGGTCCGGGTCCACGGCGTGGCGGGCGTTCATGGCTCCGACGAGGACAGGAAGTCTGACAGCACGAGTGATGAGGCTATCGGCCGGGAATGCTGCAGTCAGACTGGAGCTCGAGCCCACGGTTCTCTTCACTCCGTTGTCCACTCTCCTTCTTTTAGTCTGTCGGTTTAGGAGGAACTCGCTGTCATGGTCCGGCATCCCTGGTGCTACCACTGCGCCATCTCTCCCAGGTCAAGGGTCACGCGGCTTCGAAAACGCTCCGGACACCTAATGGGGCGAAAAGCGCGGTTCACGGGCGCGACACAACAAGATCTCTGGCTTCTCCGTAAACCCACTGCCGTCTGTCCCGTCTTCCTTACACACGGACACTCTTATTCATTATGTAATAGACAAACGAGCagatgaatgattaaaaaaataagcaattcaaTTACAATTCaccataaaatgttttcagttacaAACAATGCAACGCTGTGGCTCGTTCAGGTGGAACTATTGAGTGTAGGGTCTCTGGCTCAGAGTGCTAACAACAGGGATCGCTAAAGGaaatacagaacacacatttcTAACACTGCATACAGCTCTTAGGTTGATCTGTCTGAAATTGAACTGCTTTGCCTTAAGGTTATATGTCCATGTAGGACATTTGATTAGATTTGGTCAGAGTACTGAAACGGGAAGtaaagaaagagtgtgtgtgtgtgtgtg
Protein-coding sequences here:
- the LOC113590782 gene encoding prospero homeobox protein 1-like, with translation MPDHDSEFLLNRQTKRRRVDNGVKRTVGSSSSLTAAFPADSLITRAVRLPVLVGAMNARHAVDPDLLECQGSQLVHGDPGESKSNVLRKLLKRANSYEEAMVPFPGTTIISQLLKSSMTKNGGGAGGAEPGFPGSALSSAGSEAAQEDACSSSSRDSPGQECPSPFARPAHFEAERLSDEHLRAKRARVENIIRGMSHSPCVGGPPSGCGREREQGDGEGEPEGHPLPHSPRDGYRENKRKQKVPQQQQSFRQLVSARKEQKAEERRQLKLQLEDMQKQLRQLQEKFFQVYDSTDSEGNDPDPDGGNLSEDSARSDADERPARDSGADRSDCEMPDLDPGHFLDRARVQPRERAVMDGERPKREGVLRVRGQGSTSMHAEGKQLAETLKQELNSAMSQVVDMVVKVFAKPPRPLPQGFPPLPEPQDPFPTNGDNPNFHTTNQRLQCFGDVIIPGPHESFGGVPLPSANDQTEALPLVVRKPASELHHHHHHQRSAVGAHGGHHHPSLHPSSLSANVGFSPPSFRQPFPLPLMGYPFQGPLGTPSLGYPGKDRGSPDSMDLSRETTSLRTKMASNHHLGHHRSCSPTHPGSTAEGLSLCLIKSECGELQDMSDISPYPGSTIQEGLSPNHLKKAKLMFFYTRYPSSNMLKMFFSDVKFNRCITSQLIKWFSNFREFYYIQMEKFARQAINDGVTGADEIAVARDCELFRALNMHYNKANDFEVPERFLEVAQITLREFFNAIVAGKDVDPSWKKAIYKVICKLDSEVPEVFKSPTCLQELLHE